A single genomic interval of Salvelinus sp. IW2-2015 unplaced genomic scaffold, ASM291031v2 Un_scaffold4438, whole genome shotgun sequence harbors:
- the LOC139026324 gene encoding uncharacterized protein, with protein MATKMEKMKLAEPNDSMKEHLHRFLFKFPDKEDQYEITCKSPCSVLQALETSPKFCELKEKTEKQKMETRKKKMTMQRLDLVIQKIKGKKPIATHFPCHLLENGQKLTISIVFNDSGESTTETTQIYKEIKQYVIFYIESEGGKNTKTKQLLKNKKLKPFSPLCIYAICGETVXTALKRDGRFHDBVFIQTXTLEESESDPPRCVEMNVLVDCLDKQTFKMILEEXNXTQAXTAPPQAGSNLQKEDETNSIQLPMSNTSTETSAISFRRNPRKNQKRSNLAQIQRKVVYDLLIGQPRWRSEKNDPTNIIERERRGEAFQREIEKNYRMDMLIKTSIEENKEKYDMLMKPDNTEMTYDTCLFHGASGSPVFDESCQVIAMHTGGFPYKDEGVKSVIEYAIPLFTILENFLINMKDRNNVEILTKFTREALTGPHLLDFIYNFIIHQVTEWKPSFSAALTAVWETVKENENHLRMKEGLRKWINSEKEVLEKIQIAGNEALKKFMLENDLVKLSQTDDDDDDDDDENMDE; from the exons AAGGAACATCTTCACCGCTTTCTCTTCAAATTCCCTGATAAAGAAGACCAGTATGAAATCACCTGTAAAAGCCCTTGCAGCGTGTTACAGGCTCTTGAAACAAGTCCCAAATTCTGTGAACTAAAGGAAAAGACTGAGAAACAGAAGATGGagacaagaaaaaaaaagatgacAATGCAAAGACTAGACCTTGTTATACAAAAAATTAAAGGAAAGAAACCAATAGCAACACACTTCCCTTGTCATCTGCTTGAGAATGGTCAAAAACTCACCATATCAATCGTTTTCAATGATAGTGGAGAGTCCACAACTGAAACCACACAGATTTATAAAGAAATTAAGCAATATGTCATTTTTTACATTGAATCTGAAGGTGGTAAGAACACCAAAACCAAGCAACTGctcaaaaacaaaaaactaaaacctTTTAGTCCTCTTTGCATCTACGCCATCTGTGGAGAGACAGTGKAGACGGCACTAAAAAGAGATGGACGCTTCCATGACRATGTGTTCATTCAAACTTKCACTCTCGAGGAATCGGAATCAGATCCACCGAGGTGTGTTGAGATGAATGTACTAGTTGACTGTCTGGATAAACAAACCTTCAAAATGATCCTGGAAGAGARAAACRCCACACAGGCTSCAACTGCCCCTCCACAAGCTGGCTCTAACCTTCAGAAAGAAGACGAGACTAACTCCATACAACTCCCCATGTCTAACACAAGCACTGAAACATCAGCTATCAGCTTCAGGCGGAACCCCCGCAAAAACCAGAAACGATCCA ATCTAGCCCAGATCCAAAGAAAGGTGGTGTATGATCTTCTCATTGGACAACCCAGGTGGAGGAGTGAAAAGAACGACCCCACCAACAttattgagagagaaagaagaggtgaGGCTTTCCaaagagagattgagaaaaaTTACAGAATGGATATGCTGATCAAAACATCCATAGAAGAGAATAAAGAGAAGTATGACATGCTCATGAAACCAGACAACACTGAAATGACCTATGACACCTGCCTCTTCCATGGAGCTTCTGGCTCCCCAGTCTTTGATGAATCCTGCCAGGTGATAGCCATGCACACTGGAGGGTTTCCCTACAAAGATGAAGGAGTGAAGAGTGTGATTGAGTATGCCATCCCTCTCTTCACCATACTGGAGAACTTTCTGATCAACATGAAGGACAGAAACAATGTTGAAATACTGACCAAGTTCACCAGAGAAGCCTTGACAGGCCCCCATTTGCTTGATTTCATTTACAATTTTATCATACACCAGGTAACGGAATGGAAGCCCTCATTCAGTGCAGCCTTGACAGCAGTCTGGGAAACAGTTAAGGAAAATGAGAACCATCTAAGAATGAAAGAGGGTCTTAGAAAATGGATCAATTCCGAAAAGGAGGTACTGGAAAAGATTCAGATAGCAGGAAATGAAGCTTTGAAAAAGTTCATGTTGGAAAACGATCTTGTCAAGTTATCCcagactgatgatgatgatgatgatgatgatgatgagaacaTGGATGAGTAA